The proteins below come from a single Triticum aestivum cultivar Chinese Spring chromosome 5D, IWGSC CS RefSeq v2.1, whole genome shotgun sequence genomic window:
- the LOC123121949 gene encoding uncharacterized protein, which produces MDAPLPPPAYADGEQTDFVLIEKFGYLVDRQDATTATCVLQGPDIKGSIKVTFCAACPPRVSYFCVHATEYEHADFDLQPTILATEGPLVLLSVMLPSRSDIFHPERKEYFVYQAATKDPEGKGKKVSHPSLKHLPNPGRHHEFEEASAALLRTCSKHRQAATNHDHLPHLPHGVTLRPRSSSHLTPRPHSSSGYILQHHGANKEEHNCEACQFVIAAKRSARVRRTQHELCLYHSEKEAWSIKTAIVLGNGPYNHHWTDKAITIGGDNGVVAWVNLARDILFCDVLAETPILCPIELPLLIPESEGVGKGDPRCSRDVAIVDGFIHYTQLQIRIVPGSFTEDGTVTFDGWKATKCSMAIDTRSLPVAEKSWQHTGLELDSSQISKSLPNLLVDEGTIAFERLHIGLPTLSLSPQEDDIVYFLAKIDYRDMERTAYVLAVDLRKKMIKSIAEFGAKNTIGLGQAYVASSLSKYLKIAPGTKQKKKQRGKTPLGSSSKKKHPGGVSTVTCLSGSEVDYMALE; this is translated from the exons ATGGATGCGCCCCTGCCTCCGCCTGCTTACGCCGATGGCGAGCAGACGGACTTCGTCCTCATCGAGAAATTCGGCTACCTGGTCGACCGCCAAGACGCCACCACCGCCACCTGCGTCCTGCAGGGCCCCGACATCAAGGGCAGCATCAAGGTCACATTTTGCGCCGCCTGCCCTCCGCGCGTCTCCTACTTTTGCGTCCACGCCACCGAGTACGAGCACGCCGACTTCGACCTCCAGCCGACCATCCTGGCAACGGAGGGCCCTCTCGTCCTCCTCAGCGTCATGCTCCCCAGTCGATCCGACATCTTCCATCCCGAGAGGAAAGAGTATTTCGTCTACCAGGCTGCCACCAAGGACCCCGAGGGAAAGGGGAAGAAGGTAAGCCACCCGTCACTCAAGCACCTCCCTAATCCTGGCCGCCATCACGAATTTGAGGAAGCCTCGGCTGCCCTCTTGCGAACCTGCAGCAAGCATCGCCAAGCCGCCACCAACCATGACCACTTGCCCCATCTCCCCCATGGAGTCACTCTGCGCCCTCGTAGCTCCAGCCACTTGACCCCGCGCCCTCATAGCTCCAGTGGATACATTCTGCAACACCATGGAGCCAACAAGGAGGAGCACAACTGCGAGGCATGCCAATTCGTCATCGCCGCAAAACGTTCTGCGCGTGTCAGAAGGACACAACATGAGCTCTGCCTCTATCACTCAGAGAAGGAGGCCTGGAGCATCAAGACGGCCATAGTATTGGGGAATGGTCCATACAATCACCATTGGACAGACAAAGCAATCACCATTGGAGGAGATAATGGTGTGGTCGCATGGGTCAATCTTGCTCGCGATATTCTCTTCTGTGACGTGCTTGCTGAAACCCCCATACTTTGCCCCATCGAACTGCCCCTGCTGATCCCGGAGAGCGAGGGAGTTGGGAAAGGTGATCCAAGATGCAGTCGGGATGTTGCCATTGTCGATGGTTTCATCCACTACACCCAGCTGCAGATTCGAATTGTTCCGGGCTCGTTCACAGAAGATGGAACCGTCACATTCGATGGCTGGAAAGCTACCAAATGTAGCATGGCAATTGACACCCGTTCGTTGCCTGTGGCTGAGAAATCTTGGCAGCACACGGGCCTCGAGCTCGATTCCTCGCAGATTTCAAAGTCACTGCCAAATCTGCTGGTCGATGAGGGTACCATAGCATTCGAGAGACTACACATTGGCCTACCCACCCTGAGCCTGAGCCCGCAAGAAGACGACATTGTTTATTTCCTCGCCAAGATCGACTACCGGGACATGGAACGCACAGCATATGTGCTTGCTGTTGACTTGAGAAAGAAGATGATAAAGAGCATTGCTGAGTTTGGAGCCAAAAACACAATTGGTTTAGGCCAGGCGTATGTTGCAAGTAGCCTCTCCAAATATCTCAAAATTGCTCCAG GTacaaagcaaaagaagaaacaaagAGGGAAGACGCCCCTGGGATCCTCTAGCAAGAAGAAGCATCCTGGAGGAGTCTCCACCGTAACTTGTCTGAGTGGCTCAGAAGTGGATTATATGGCTTTAGAATAA